The stretch of DNA GATCAAAAAGATAACCAAACAAGCGGCTATGCCTATGGATAAGCCCAAAATATTGATCGCAGTGTACAATTTGTTACGCATAAAATAGCGTAGCGCAATGGTGAGGTAATTTTTAAACATAATGGTGCTTTTTCATACAGTAATCTAGTGCTATCGGCACTAGTAGTCTAAACTTATTTTAGGACGGGCCATGCTATAATTCCATCACTCCATCCGCAGTGCCTTGACCGGGTTGGCAACAGCCGCCCTCATGCTCTGGATACCTACCGTTGCCATGACAATGACCACCATCAGCAAGCCAGCGGCCAAAAACATCCACCAACTAAGGTTTACGTGGTAGGCGAAGTTTTGCAGCCAGTCGGTCGATAGGTACCAAACCAGTGGTGTGGCTAAAAGCAATGCTATTCCTGTCAACTTCAGCAAACTGCTGGACAGCAAAGCCATAATGCTCCTAATAGAGGCACCTAATACTTTGCGAATACCAATTTCTTTCCTACGCCGAGCAATAGCAAAGGAGGTCAATCCATATAAACCAAGACAAGCAATAAAGATAGCAAGTATTGAAAACAGGCGGATTACATTCAACATTTGTTGTTCAGCGGTATATTGCTTAGAAAAATATTCGTCAACAAAATAATAATCAAAGGGAAAACGGGCTTCAAAGCGCTCCCAAATCTGTTGGACTTGTGGTAGCAAATTAGCTAATTGTGCCGGATCAAAACGTAAAGAGACGTTTGATTTTCTGCCATCTAAATACATAACCAAGGGACTGACGGCTTCATGTAGGGAAGAAAAATTAAAATCCTTGATGACGCCTACAATTCGAACAGGTTCGTCCGTAGCGTTAAATCGGATGCTTTTTTCCAAAGGGTTATCCCAGTCCATTTGATGAGCCAAAGTTTCGTTGATCACGACAGCCCCTGGGTCTATATCAGAGGAGCGGTCTAAAAAGCGGCCCGCCGCCATTTCCATCCCATAGGTCCTCAGATAAGCTGTATCCACTCTAAATAATTGGACAGGTAACTCTTCCTGACTTGCCTTATCCGGAAAAACCCCTGAACCGAAGGTCCCATCACTGGCGGTAGCCTGGCATATGGAAAGGGATATGACACCAGGAATGGTCGAAAGTGCCTCGCGAAAAGCCGTAGCGCTGCTATCGATCCCGGGTGGCGTATGCATCACCATGACCTGCTCTTTATCAAAGCCTAAGTCTCTGTTTAGTAAGTAACTAAACTGTTTTTGTAATAAAATAGTGCCAATAATCAGGGCAACACTCACCGTCAGTTGGAGGGTGGTTAAAATTTGTCTGGGCAATTCCCCGCCAGAGGATAATCGGGTACGCTGCTGGAAAATGCTTATGGGCTTAAATTGCGACAACATCAAACCCGGGAACAAACCAGCCAAAACGCTCGTCAGCAGTATAATCGCCAATAAAAATCCAGTGGCGGAAGTTGAAAACACACTTTCAACAGGTATTTCCTTACCAAACATGGCATTCAAGCGAGGAAGCAGCAAAGGCGCCAAGGAAGTGGCTAGAAAGGTAGAAAAAATAACCATACCTGCCGTTTCTATCAAAAACTGTTTGAGTAATTGTCCTTTTTGAGCACCTAAAACTTTTTTGACACCAACTTCTTTGATTCGTTGTAAGGAACGAGCGGTGGTCATATTGATATAATTAAAACAGGCAATTAATAATATCAATAAGGCAATAATAGAAAATGTCCGCAGAAAGGAAGCACTACCCATTTTATCAAAACGCAAATAGCGCAACTCATAAGAATGGAGGTAAACCTCCTTGAGTGGCTGCAAAAAAAAGCGGTATCGATCGATCCGATCAGGCATATGTTGGGCTGTAAAATTTGCCATTTTATCATTTACTGTCGCCATTTGACCAGGGTCGCGGAGCAGTACATAGGTGTAAACCGTTTGCCCCAGCCAATTATTCATAAAGCTGAAGCTAAGGAAATTGGAACCCGGTTGGGTGGAAGCCCAGGAGACCAGGGCATCAAACTGAATATGGGATTGGCGGGGAGCATCTTCGACAATACCAGAGACCGTGTATAAACGATCATTTAAACCTTTTATCGATTTACCAATGGGGTCTCGATCACCAAAAAGGCGTTTGGCTAGGGTCTGCGTCAAGACCATTTGGCCAGGCATAAGAAGCAGTTTATGGGGATCTCCTCCTGCAATGACCTTAAAATCAAACAAATAGAAAAAATTGCTATCTGCAAACACCCAATTTTCAATTTGCAGGTGCTGGTCTTCATAAGAAACGAGTACTTTATCAAACCAAGGAGCAATGCGTGCGGCCGCTTCTACCTCTGGCAAATCTTCCTCCATCGAGGCAGCCATCAACCCTGGGGTCTCTGCATCTTCATTTTGCTCGCCGCTCGTTTCTTTCACCCATTTATTCACCCTAAATATCCTTTCCTTTTTGGCATGAAACCCATCAAAACTGTTTTCATCCTGAATAAAAACGAAAGCCAGCAAAACGGCGGCTAAACCTAGGGCTAGCCCACCGACGGTTAAGAGGGTATGTAATCGTTCACGGCTAATGACCCGGAAGAAAAGGCGTATGTTTTGTTCTAGCATAATGCTCTTTTTTGATCGCTGACAATTTATAGGCCAGCGCAAGTTTGTCTCTAGCTTTATCTTACTCCGCCCTAAGGGCTTCCACCGGATTAGCGGTAGCTGCTTTCAGGCTCTGGAAGCCAACCGTCAGAAAAGCAATACCAATGGCAATAAACACAGGGATGGCAAACATCCACCATTCCAAATCTACGCCATAGGCAAATTTCCCCAGCCAGGTGTGCAACAAATACCAGGAAATCGGAATGCCCATTAACAAGCCGATGCCCACCAATAGCAAAAAATCTCGGGATAATAAACCAATAATGTGCTGCATTGAGGCCCCCATGACCTTTCTAACACCAATTTCTTTTGTTTTTTGTTCAACCAAGAAGGTAGACAAGCCAAATAAGCCTAAACAAGAAATGAGGATAGAAATAAAGGCAAAATATTTGGCCAAAGTAGCCGTCAAAACTTCCCCTTTATAATGGTTCTGATATTGCTCATCCAAAAATTTATAATCCAGTGGAGTATCTGGAAAGACCTTGTTATAGGCCGCCTGCAAGCCATTGATAGCTTCCTCTGTTTTGCCGGCGGCCGTCCGAATAAAGAGCCAGGAGCTCATTTCTTTTTCTAATATGATCCCCAGCGGCTCAATGGGTTCGTACAATGACCCCACATGGAAATC from Saprospiraceae bacterium encodes:
- a CDS encoding ABC transporter permease, which produces MLEQNIRLFFRVISRERLHTLLTVGGLALGLAAVLLAFVFIQDENSFDGFHAKKERIFRVNKWVKETSGEQNEDAETPGLMAASMEEDLPEVEAAARIAPWFDKVLVSYEDQHLQIENWVFADSNFFYLFDFKVIAGGDPHKLLLMPGQMVLTQTLAKRLFGDRDPIGKSIKGLNDRLYTVSGIVEDAPRQSHIQFDALVSWASTQPGSNFLSFSFMNNWLGQTVYTYVLLRDPGQMATVNDKMANFTAQHMPDRIDRYRFFLQPLKEVYLHSYELRYLRFDKMGSASFLRTFSIIALLILLIACFNYINMTTARSLQRIKEVGVKKVLGAQKGQLLKQFLIETAGMVIFSTFLATSLAPLLLPRLNAMFGKEIPVESVFSTSATGFLLAIILLTSVLAGLFPGLMLSQFKPISIFQQRTRLSSGGELPRQILTTLQLTVSVALIIGTILLQKQFSYLLNRDLGFDKEQVMVMHTPPGIDSSATAFREALSTIPGVISLSICQATASDGTFGSGVFPDKASQEELPVQLFRVDTAYLRTYGMEMAAGRFLDRSSDIDPGAVVINETLAHQMDWDNPLEKSIRFNATDEPVRIVGVIKDFNFSSLHEAVSPLVMYLDGRKSNVSLRFDPAQLANLLPQVQQIWERFEARFPFDYYFVDEYFSKQYTAEQQMLNVIRLFSILAIFIACLGLYGLTSFAIARRRKEIGIRKVLGASIRSIMALLSSSLLKLTGIALLLATPLVWYLSTDWLQNFAYHVNLSWWMFLAAGLLMVVIVMATVGIQSMRAAVANPVKALRME